The proteins below come from a single Myripristis murdjan chromosome 10, fMyrMur1.1, whole genome shotgun sequence genomic window:
- the LOC115366060 gene encoding sterile alpha motif domain-containing protein 3, which yields MSQLVKLRVILEDHDIRKLELAQGVPGTVNELECIVRETFGINQRFSLHYKDLDFGEEFFSLTSTGDIKDKDTIKVVHIVDPPVITLNFTDVGSSTPNCSASSIHDSETAGSSWNDTSSVASQDTLILSSPEHTAQRSQGWPTEFPVPRFAYDTELVLASGNETFKKNGVLLNFTAVLPDILEKLAECIFQYVAYPSSAQLSFVAEALVQKHPCLREPGSFNGCYGWQQRLKYKMGNYRSKLRGLGCPELEVNSLKKKRPHEKAPAKNIKKARKAEVNYLPPHPQGETEECLEQERVELLNEVKKRNNCQIINEKMAKTFSIRRQEVVNGEPPIREFRDRWPALFDAKQINEEFKRITTVNLESTFMAKLDQYLPRIMSLVSSRGGAAKMKIQNIKNILLEGDTVERRREVAIRCLVVYLGEKEKDLVEEYLDGEGQYGDVTNQVMKIVVTREATASDPASATIVMEGTEVLRGVDVARGCALLMGLIYALNLSYPKELKHTFEVFQKILLELDGLKASPKVMSLKNKLLSSNE from the exons ATGTCTCAACTTGTCAAACTTCGGGTCATACTTGAAGATCATGACATTCGTAAACTGGAGTTAGCCCAAGGAGTCCCAGGGACTGTGAATGAACTTGAGTGTATTGTGAGAGAGACATTTGGGATCAACCAGAGATTTTCTTTGCATTACAAAGATCTTGATTTTGGAGaggaatttttttctctcacctccACAGGTGACATCAAGGACAAGGATACCATTAAAGTGGTTCACATTGTTGATCCTCCAGTAATTACTCTGAATTTTACTGATGTGGGCAGCTCCACTCCAAACTGTTCGGCGTCCTCTATCCATGACTCGGAGACTGCTGGCAGTTCTTGGAATGACACTTCTTCGGTTGCATCCCAGGATACACTGATTCTGTCATCACCTGAACACACAGCTCAGCGATCACAGGGTTGGCCTACTGAATTTCCAGTACCTCGCTTTGCCTATGACACGGAGCTTGTGCTTGCATCAGGAAATGAAACCTTCAAGAAGAATGGAGTTTTGCTCAACTTTACTGCAGTCCTTCCAGATATCTTAGAGAAATTGGCAGAATGCATCTTTCAGTATGTAGCGTATCCTTCAAGTGCGCAGTTGTCTTTCGTGGCTGAGGCACTAGTTCAGAAGCATCCTTGCCTCAGAGAACCAGGATCATTTAATGGATGCTATGGGTGGCAACAGagactgaaatataaaatggGCAATTACAGATCCAAACTTCGAGGGCTTGGATGTCCTGAACTGGAGGTGAACTCTCTGAAAAAGAAGCGACCACACGAGAAGGCACCTGCAAAGAATATCAAAAAGGCAAGAAAGGCAGAAGTGAACTACTTACCACCACACCCGCAAGGAGAAACGGAGGAATGTTTGGAACAAGAACGAGTGGAACTCCTTAATGAAGTGAAGAAGAGGAATAACTGTCAGATCATCAATGAGAAAATGGCGAAGACATTCTCCATTCGCAGGCAGGAGGTTGTCAATGGAGAACCACCCATCAGGGAATTCAGGGACCGTTGGCCTGCTCTTTTTGATGCAAAACAG ATCAATGAAGAGTTTAAACGGATCACCACAGTCAACCTTGAGTCAACCTTTATGGCAAAACTTGATCAGTACCTCCCAAGAATAATGTCTTTGGTATCTTCGCGGGGAGGAGCTGCAAAAATGAAGATCCAAAACATCAAGAACATACTGCTTGAG ggTGATACAGTTGAAAGACGGAGAGAGGTTGCCATCCGCTGCCTGGTCGTGTATCTcggggaaaaggaaaaggatcTTGTTGAGGAATACTTG GATGGCGAAGGGCAGTATGGAGATGTCACCAACCAAGTGATGAAGATAGTTGTCACCAGAGAGGCTACAGCATCTGATCCAGCCAGCGCAACCATCGTGATGGAGGGAACAGAGGTCCTGAGGGGCGTGGATGTAGCAAGAGGCTGTGCCTTGTTGATGGGTCTGATATACGCACTCAATCTGAGCTACCCAAAAGAACTGAAACACACCTTCGAGGTATTTCAAAAGATACTCCTTGAACTGGATGGCCTGAAAGCCAGCCCTAAAGTCATGTCGCTTAAAAACAAGCTGCTGTCATCAAATGAGTGA